GAACAGGTCGGTGAGGTAATCCCGGAGCACGTTGCCGGTCGCGGCAATCGTATCTTTGCCTTCTTTTGCGCGCTTCAATGAATATTCCATCGCCTCGACAGGCGCCATGACCTGAATGTCGAGTCCCGTCGTATCGTGATCCTTGAGATAGCGGTTGAGTTTCTCGATCAATTGAGCATCATGTGCCCGGTCTTTGTTCAACCAAAACACGACAGGCGTTGAGGATAGCCTGGCTCGATTCACAGCCAGCTTTACCCAGTCTTGAATCGGAATATCCTTGACTGTGCAGCTACGGAAGATATCGCCGGTTTCCACTTCGATTGAATGCAGGACATTTCCGGCACCATCAATGACTCGAATGCTCCCATTGCCCGGAGCCTCGAAGGTCTTGTCATGTGATCCATATTCCTGAGCTTTTTGGGCCATCAATCCGACATTCGGGACACTGCCCATCGTCGAAGGGTTAAATTCTCCGTTCTCACGGCAGAAATCAACGACAGCCTGATAAATCCCCGCGTAGCTTCGATCGGGAATCAAAGCTTTCGTATCATGTTCTTTACCATCGGGCCCCCACATCTTCCCGCCAACCCTGAGCGCAGCGGCCATCGAGGCGTCGATGATGATATCGCTGGGAACGTGCAAGTTGGTAATGCCTTTATCCGAATCCACCATCGCCAACGTCGGCCCATTCTTCTGGGCGGCTTGAAGGTCGTCTTTGATTTCATCCTGCTGAGCCTGGGGTAATTTTCCGATTTTGGCATATACGTCGCCGATGCCGTTGTTTGGATTCACGCCCAATTCAGTAAACGTCTTCTCGTGTTTCTTAAAGACGTCTTCATAGTAGACGCTCACGCAATGGCCGAAGATGATGGGGTCAGAGACTTTCATCATCGTGGCTTTCATGTGCAGTGAAAACAGGACTCCTGGTTCCTTTTTGGCTTCTGCGACCTGATCTTTGAAGAATTGACGCAATACATTCACGCTCATCTTGGTGGCGTCAACGACGTCACCCTTATCGAACGTGACGCTCTCTTTCAAGACCGTGGTGCTGCCGTCTGCCCCAACAAATTCGATACGGCCTTTGCCTGCGGTTTGTTCGGTAATCGTGGCTGACTTTTCGTTGCCGAAGAAGTCGCCTTCCGACATGGACACCACGTGGGTTTTGGAGTCCTTGGACCATTTGCCCATCTTGTGAGGATTTTTCTGAGCATATTGTTTCACTGATGAGGATGCCCGGCG
The genomic region above belongs to Nitrospirales bacterium and contains:
- a CDS encoding NADP-dependent isocitrate dehydrogenase, translating into MSKEPDIIYTKVDEAPELASGSFLPIIQAFASTAGVNVGTKDISLAGRIISQFPERLKPEQQQPDDLALLGEMVVTPDANVIKLPNISASVPQIQACVKELQEQGYDIPDYPEEPKNDEEKAIKAKFDKVKGSAVNPVLRQGNSDRRASSSVKQYAQKNPHKMGKWSKDSKTHVVSMSEGDFFGNEKSATITEQTAGKGRIEFVGADGSTTVLKESVTFDKGDVVDATKMSVNVLRQFFKDQVAEAKKEPGVLFSLHMKATMMKVSDPIIFGHCVSVYYEDVFKKHEKTFTELGVNPNNGIGDVYAKIGKLPQAQQDEIKDDLQAAQKNGPTLAMVDSDKGITNLHVPSDIIIDASMAAALRVGGKMWGPDGKEHDTKALIPDRSYAGIYQAVVDFCRENGEFNPSTMGSVPNVGLMAQKAQEYGSHDKTFEAPGNGSIRVIDGAGNVLHSIEVETGDIFRSCTVKDIPIQDWVKLAVNRARLSSTPVVFWLNKDRAHDAQLIEKLNRYLKDHDTTGLDIQVMAPVEAMEYSLKRAKEGKDTIAATGNVLRDYLTDLFPILELGTSAKMLSIVPLINGGGLFETGAGGSAPKHVQQFVKEGHLRWDSLGEFLALAESFSHLSRHKNNKKAQILAETLDRATGKLMDNRKAPGRALGELDNAGTHAWEALYWAQELANQTDDPDLKAKFAPIAKELESNIDKILEEMKTVKGKSVDIGGYYHPCPDKVKAGMRPSATLNTIIGSLQ